Genomic window (bacterium):
CATCGACGCTCCAGACTTTGCCCATGACCGGTAATTGATTGCGATCGATCTGTCGCGTCAGATCAGGACTGACAGCTTTCCACGTATCCCCGCGATTATCGCTTCTGAAAAGTTTATTCGCTGCAAAATAAAGCCGTGTATTCGAATGAGGGCTGAGAAGCAACGGCGTGTCCCAGTTCCATCGGTGAGCTTCGCCTTTTTCCGGCTGAGGTTGTATAAAAAGCGCTTCACCGCTTTTGCGGTCAAAACGGTATAATCCGCCATATTGAGATTCACCATATACAATATTCGGATCTTTCGGATCAACCTGCGCCTGATATCCGTCGCCACCGACAATTAAAAACCAATCATCATTGGTGATGCCGCCGGTATTTGTCGTGCGGGACGGGCCGCCCCATGAATTATTATCCTGTGTCCCGCCGTAGACGTAGTAAAACGGCTCTGAATTATCCGCAGTGACGCGATAAAACTGCGTCACAGGCAAATTGGAAAAATGGCGGAACGTTTTGCCGCGATCGTACGTTTCGTATAAACCGCCGTCGCCGCCGATCAATAAATGATCGGTGTTATTGGGATCGATCCAAACGGCATGATCGTCCACATGACGGTATTGATTGCCGAGATTGGTCCACGTTTTACCCCCGTCTTCGGAATATTTGAGATATGTATCGACGCTGTAAATAAGATCCACATCTTTCGGATCGCAGAAAATCTCCTGATAGTATTGAGCGCTGGTGGATTTATAATCAAAACGCTTTTCCCACGTCGCACCGCGATCCATCGATCGGTAAAATCCTCCGCCTTCGGCGGCTTCGATTATGGCATACACCACATCGGGTTTTGCCGGCGACACAGCAATACCAATACGTCCAATGTCGCCTGAGGGCAAACCTTCGGTGAGTTTTGTCCACGTTTTACCGGCATCGACCGATTTGTAGATGGCGCCTTCAGGACCACCATTGATCAATGTCCACACATGACGGCGGCGCTGGTAAGCGGTCGCGTAAATCACATCCGGATTACGCGGATCAAATGCCATGTCGCTTACGCCTGTATTTTCGCCGATTTTCAAGACTTGTTCCCACGACTCGCCGCCGTTGGTCGTTTTATATAAACCGCGATCGCCTCCCGATCCCCACAGCGGACCTTGCGCAGCAACATAAACGGTATTCGAATTACGCGGGTCGATGAGAATTTTTCCGATATGTTCGGATTTTTTGAGGCCGACATTTTTCCACGATTTGCCGTCATCTATGGATTTGTAAACGCCGTCGCCGTACGACACGCTACGTTGACTGTTGTTTTCGCCGCTGCCAACCCAAACGGTATGCGGATTATTCGGATCAATCGTCACGCAGCCGATCGAAAATGACGCTTCTTTGTCAAAAACAGAAGTAAAGGAAATTCCTGCGTTCACGGTTTTCCATACTCCGCCGCAGGCCACGGCTACGTAATATGTAGCTGAATTTTCCGGATGAACCGCCAGATCAATAATTCGACCGGACGTAAGCCCCGGCCCGATCAATCGTAATTTGAGCCCGGAAAATGTTTTAGAATTGAGATAATCGGTGGTGTCTTTTTTTACTTGAGCCGCAGCAAAACCGCTGACCATCAAAAAAACACCCATTAACATCCATAAACTTTTTCGCATCTGATACTCCTCCTCAGGATTTTGAAAAAAATAGAATTAAAATAGATTGGATATAAAGACTGGTCAAGAACTGGCGGCTTGAACGAAGATAGAGGAAAAATGTTACATAATAAAGCAGAAAATTTTAATTGGCATTATTGACCAGGATCTGACCAGTGGCAAGATAATGATTAATGGCGTCCTCCCATTCTTTCATCCATTCCAGGTAATGGCTTTCGCTGAAAGAGAGAATGAACTCATTGCCTTTTTCACTCAGCGCGGTAAATTCGTAAGTAACCGTCGCTTTGGTCGAATGTGAATCCATAGTACTACAATTAATTGAAATTATCCCAAGACGCGAACCGACTGTGAGCCGAAAATATTCTACTCCGTGATTTACCGTATCGATCCTATTCAGCCTCCAGATCGTTTCCGATTCACCGTGATGATGGGTCGTAAAAACCATGCCAGGTTGTGCCGAACCGTCTGCAGGAAAAACCGGGTCAAAATCCCAGCCGTGTGACCATTTTTTTTCATTGACCGGATCGAATAATGGAAAAACTTTATCCACAGGCGCATTCAAAACAATTGAATGGGTCCGGGAAACATGCAAAGCATTAAACGAATTCATAAAATCCTTGTTGGTGCAAGAAAATGTCAGAGCAATTAATAGTAGTCTAAAAATTAGGTTTTTCATGCAGTTTATGGCTCATTTCTGCGCCATATTCCATCTGATAAATTTTTTTAAGTTCATTGATTTTAGCCATCGTATCTTTCCCGAAGGGTAATTTGCCCTCAAAAACATGCAATACGATCCCTTCTAGCAAATCACCTAAAGTCATATCATGATATTCAGCAAGAGCTTTCAGAACTTTCAACATATTTTTTTCAATTCGTACGCCGGTTTGCACTCGTTCGATTTCAGATGATTTATCAATAACTGTAAATCTGGGTTCATCACTCATAAACTAATCCTCCAATTAATTATCTACGTACCATGATACCTATATACATAAATAAAGTCAAGGGAAACTCTTAACTTGAATATTTTATGATAGAGTGTTAAGTTGTGCTCCCTATTCCAAAATAGAGGTACTACCATGCTCCGAATATTGGTATTAATTTGTTTTTTATTTG
Coding sequences:
- a CDS encoding glycosyl hydrolase, which produces MRKSLWMLMGVFLMVSGFAAAQVKKDTTDYLNSKTFSGLKLRLIGPGLTSGRIIDLAVHPENSATYYVAVACGGVWKTVNAGISFTSVFDKEASFSIGCVTIDPNNPHTVWVGSGENNSQRSVSYGDGVYKSIDDGKSWKNVGLKKSEHIGKILIDPRNSNTVYVAAQGPLWGSGGDRGLYKTTNGGESWEQVLKIGENTGVSDMAFDPRNPDVIYATAYQRRRHVWTLINGGPEGAIYKSVDAGKTWTKLTEGLPSGDIGRIGIAVSPAKPDVVYAIIEAAEGGGFYRSMDRGATWEKRFDYKSTSAQYYQEIFCDPKDVDLIYSVDTYLKYSEDGGKTWTNLGNQYRHVDDHAVWIDPNNTDHLLIGGDGGLYETYDRGKTFRHFSNLPVTQFYRVTADNSEPFYYVYGGTQDNNSWGGPSRTTNTGGITNDDWFLIVGGDGYQAQVDPKDPNIVYGESQYGGLYRFDRKSGEALFIQPQPEKGEAHRWNWDTPLLLSPHSNTRLYFAANKLFRSDNRGDTWKAVSPDLTRQIDRNQLPVMGKVWSVDAVAKNSSTSLYGNIVSLTESPKKENLIYVGTDDGLIQVTDDAQNWRKIDKFTGVPDMTYVSDICASQHNENVVYASFDNHKNADFKPYLLKSVDKGKTWTSIRGNLPDNGAVYTIAEDFVNPDLLFCGTEFGVYFSVDGGKKWAQLKGDMPTIAVRDLQIQQRETDLVVGTFGRGIYILDNYAPLREINADKLQKDAALFSIKDALMFMPDYSSEKSDLGESFYRAKNPDFGATFTYYLKEDIKTKKDQRKESEKEAEKNKKSVAYPSMDQLRAEDEEQAPYLIFTVTDETGNVIRRLTAPAKTGVNRITWDLRYPNVAPVSDKTDVNKQSGTPVFPGTYKVSMSKNVDGVITELAGPVSFICKPLNNTTLPAKDQKGLLEFQRKVVRMQQAIFAATEVVNDADQRVGALEKAALTSVGIDKSILEKIRKMKAGIADIKVILVGNKTIKNKNENQPPSVTDRLTYIIDGSWITTSDVTQTQKDAYKIAAEEFAPALEKLKAIVTTDIKAVENELEKFDAPYTPGRLPDWKAE
- a CDS encoding SRPBCC family protein, with amino-acid sequence MNSFNALHVSRTHSIVLNAPVDKVFPLFDPVNEKKWSHGWDFDPVFPADGSAQPGMVFTTHHHGESETIWRLNRIDTVNHGVEYFRLTVGSRLGIISINCSTMDSHSTKATVTYEFTALSEKGNEFILSFSESHYLEWMKEWEDAINHYLATGQILVNNAN